The following proteins are co-located in the Naumovozyma dairenensis CBS 421 chromosome 9, complete genome genome:
- the CPR4 gene encoding peptidylprolyl isomerase family protein CPR4 (similar to Saccharomyces cerevisiae CPR4 (YCR069W) and CPR8 (YNR028W); ancestral locus Anc_6.336), with protein sequence MLLQSVWSGLLSVSLLISSIGAAPATKKAAAKKLDLDKLYEPDPPVTHKCYYTIEYQDPVTKKLKLQEMAIDLYGTVVPKTVKNFEVLSKGVKASLGGKDNIIVPLTYKRTIFSKIIPDAYMKAGEVLPGLSPFSIYGSNWADENFELKHDRPGRLSMANKGQPDSNDSDFLIVLNSETQQSELDGKHVVFGQITSGLKELLDDLQFVETNDQFMPLHNVTLITAAVDDMKLNTEKAHNDYLQRLMKFREGDLSEGVSIKSYLKSTELYDDLNATPVSITYNGNLISNQKFFIILGALLACAVIFKYRKNLLPKSNKVSSLRRDD encoded by the coding sequence ATGTTACTACAATCTGTCTGGTCAGGCTTACTTTCAGTCAGTCTATTGATCTCATCCATCGGGGCAGCACCAGCTACTAAGAAAGCTGCCGCCAAGAAGTTAGATTTAGACAAACTTTATGAACCTGATCCACCTGTCACTCATAAATGTTACTATACAATCGAATATCAAGATCCTGTTactaaaaaattgaaattacaagaaatgGCCATAGACCTTTATGGTACAGTGGTCCCCAAAACTGTGAAGAATTTCGAAGTTTTAAGTAAAGGAGTGAAAGCATCCCTTGGAGGtaaagataatataattGTCCCATTGACTTATAAAAGGACCATTTTCTCAAAGATCATTCCAGATGCTTACATGAAAGCTGGTGAAGTCTTACCTGGTCTTTCACCATTTTCCATCTATGGCTCTAATTGGGCTGATGAAAACTTTGAATTAAAACATGATAGACCGGGGAGATTATCAATGGCCAATAAGGGACAACCAGATAGTAATGATTctgatttcttaattgtTTTGAATAGTGAGACACAACAATCTGAATTGGATGGGAAGCATGTTGTCTTTGGTCAAATTACAAGTGGGTTGAAGGAATTATTGGATGATTTACAATTTGTAGAGACAAATGATCAATTTATGCCGTTGCATAATGTTACTTTGATTACTGCCGCTGTAGATgatatgaaattgaatacGGAAAAGGCTCATAACGATTATTTACAAAGATTAATGAAGTTTAGAGAAGGTGATTTATCTGAAGGTGTTAGCATCAAATCTTATTTAAAAAGTACTGAATTATATGATGATCTAAATGCTACACCTGTGTCTATAACTTATAATGGGAACTTGATTAGCAATcaaaaattcttcatcatcttggGGGCATTATTAGCATGTGCtgtcattttcaaatatagaaaaaatttgctgccaaaatcaaataaagtTTCTTCCTTAAGACGTGATGATTAA
- the RSA4 gene encoding Rsa4p (similar to Saccharomyces cerevisiae RSA4 (YCR072C); ancestral locus Anc_6.340) — protein MATVIPPQSKKQKREAQQPRDVSLIPTGLPNVSIKFQALDSGETVGGSLRVPGGITEKQLEELLNQLNGTADDPVPYTFSCDVEGRRPMDPIQPIDIKDNLYSSILEPGYRTTEDTITLVYTPRAIFKVRPVTRSSSAIAGHGSTILCSAFAPNSSSRMVTGAGDNTARIWDCDTQTPKATLTGHTNWVLCVSWCPNGEVIATGSMDNTIRLWEGKSGKPVGDALRGHLKWITSLAWEPIHLVKAGEQPRLASASKDGTIKIWDTSRRVCLYTLSGHTNSVSCIKWGGQGILYSGSHDKTVRAWDMNSEGRCINVLKSHAHWVNHLSLSTDYALRVGPFDHTGVEPTSPEDARDKALKNYEKVVKKNGRVEELMVTASDDFTMFLWNPLKSTKPLGRMTGHQKLVNHVAFSPDGRYIVSASFDNSIKLWDGRDGKFISTFRGHVASVYQVAWSADCRLLVSCSKDTTLKVWDVRTRKLSVDLPGHKDEVFTVDWSVDGKRVCSGGKDKMVRIWTH, from the coding sequence ATGGCTACAGTTATCCCACCCCAATcgaaaaaacaaaagagaGAAGCTCAACAACCGCGTGACGTCTCATTGATTCCAACAGGTCTCCCAAATGTATCGATTAAATTCCAAGCACTAGACAGTGGTGAAACAGTTGGAGGTTCATTAAGAGTTCCAGGAGGAATTACTGAAAAGcaattagaagaattattaaaccAATTAAATGGTACTGCTGATGATCCTGTTCCGTATACATTCAGTTGTGATGTGGAAGGTAGAAGACCTATGGATCCTATCCAACCCATTGATATCAAGGATAacttatattcttcaatcTTAGAACCAGGTTATCGTACAACAGAAGATACAATAACGTTAGTATATACACCAAGAGCTATTTTCAAAGTTAGACCCGTGACGAGAAGTTCTTCTGCCATTGCAGGTCATGGATCTACCATATTATGTAGTGCTTTTGCACCAAATTCAAGTTCAAGAATGGTTACTGGTGCAGGTGATAATACTGCACGTATTTGGGATTGTGATACACAAACTCCAAAGGCTACTTTGACTGGTCATACTAACTGGGTTCTTTGTGTTTCTTGGTGTCCTAATGGTGAAGTTATTGCCACTGGGTCTATGGATAATACTATTAGACTCTGGGAAGGGAAATCTGGTAAACCCGTTGGTGATGCTCTTAGAGGTCATTTGAAATGGATCACTTCATTAGCATGGGAACCTATTCATCTTGTTAAAGCAGGCGAGCAACCGAGATTGGCATCTGCATCCAAAGATGGTACCATTAAGATTTGGGATACTTCAAGAAGAGTATGTTTATATACACTGAGTGGTCATACTAATTCTGTTTCATGTATTAAATGGGGTGGCCAAGGCATATTATATTCCGGATCTCATGATAAGACTGTTAGAGCTTGGGATATGAATTCTGAAGGTAGATGTATAAATGTTTTAAAATCACATGCACATTGGGTCAACCATCTCTCGTTATCTACTGATTATGCCTTGAGAGTTGGTCCATTTGATCATACTGGTGTTGAACCAACATCTCCAGAGGACGCTAGGGATAAAgctttaaagaattatgaGAAAGTtgtgaagaaaaatggtCGAGTTGAAGAACTAATGGTAACAGCCAGTGATGATTTCACCATGTTCCTTTGGAATCCACTAAAATCAACTAAACCACTAGGAAGAATGACAGGTCATCAAAAATTAGTGAATCATGTTGCATTCAGTCCCGATGGGAGATATATAGTATCTGCATCTTTCGATAACTCTATTAAACTATGGGATGGTAGAGATGGTAAATTTATTTCCACATTTAGAGGTCATGTTGCAAGTGTCTATCAAGTGGCATGGTCTGCGGATTGTAGGTTGCTTGTATCCTGTTCTAAGGATACTACTTTAAAAGTTTGGGATGTTAGAACAAGGAAATTGTCAGTTGACCTTCCCGGTCATAAAGATGAAGTCTTCACTGTTGATTGGAGTGTAGATGGTAAAAGGGTATGTAGTGGTGGTAAAGATAAAATGGTTAGAATATGGACTCATTGA
- the IMG2 gene encoding mitochondrial 54S ribosomal protein mL49 (similar to Saccharomyces cerevisiae IMG2 (YCR071C); ancestral locus Anc_6.339), translated as MLKATLKNRLISNGFIPARWYTLATTVSNPENVSIQTQTPILNNTPLNKDDTIEEVLRNYNFPKLNEIKSEDVLGNNRFGTKTYFIRRSTTGNLPVYTDYKGGGNKIITEVRKIEGDIIQLRNDLQEKLPQINKKNWSIVMQSKKIIIKGNFSRDIKKVLSASF; from the coding sequence atgttGAAGGCCACACTAAAGAATAGACTTATATCTAATGGTTTTATACCAGCAAGATGGTATACTCTAGCTACTACCGTGTCAAACCCTGAGAATGTAAGCATACAAACACAGACCccaattttgaataatacaCCATTGAATAAAGACGATACCATTGAGGAAGTTTTGCGCAATTATAATTTTCCAAAgttaaatgaaataaaatcGGAGGATGTATTAGGCAATAATCGATTTGGAACGAAGACATATTTTATCAGAAGAAGTACCACAGGCAATCTACCTGTTTATACTGATTATAAAGGTGGTGGTAACAAAATTATAACTGAAGTTAGGAAAATTGAAGGTGATATCATCCAACTGAGGAATGATCTACAAGAAAAGTTACCTCaaattaacaaaaaaaactgGTCTATCGTAATGCAATccaaaaaaatcattattaagGGAAATTTCTCTAGAGACATAAAGAAAGTTTTGTCTGCTTCATTCTAG
- the SSK22 gene encoding mitogen-activated protein kinase kinase kinase SSK22 (similar to Saccharomyces cerevisiae SSK22 (YCR073C) and SSK2 (YNR031C); ancestral locus Anc_6.341), translating to MSDQERDYFNFHTQEGTEYQFAHTNDNTNANSRVTSPGTTAEHNLTLISNNNVAHPPNSPTSLTPTTPMSPFMQSQSDLLNLNQFSLPRSPGASIAMARRPSVKRSQSTHKHHSHHPPTNISNPNLVPAPNSTYGPVSNNSSTHSSRRASLISSSNQKGKQVKQSQSQSQQLHQQLQQLSPSKLAALNSPKSSSANNNATTTTNPLSTSMRRRGSITNSDSSTGTPTFVIPPDLASLNTHRTSSISGSQHLQSIKSKSPSIVSNSSEYSTTNLLMKNPSNISTAGMSINNASTSSTVNNDRAVSNNGSTSNDIGNNTSTTNNNINGKKNSLTNTGMISSNNTPVITTPKDTVSSTSSSRSVLLASNNNNMSTSKSFRKQYILNEKNYLEKMRNNIADDDYYTRRIAPSPLLDEGEDDEDTEFDMDLKDILIDRFDTTGFNNPLLFDNTSGNEEVKMNDNDINFGTNFFTTANQNNVNKSEKNLVSMSSKYLLQRLEWLQNANPDDPQLNEIFDKIRNVTRNLAPSTPVTTTNNSSEKTANISSVSSTTINGNNNLHPNDESNSSTAVTPVTATSMVDQVPSDQYSQSKSALEFSLAAISDVQKNYIAQLSQHPLVVERFKWQAMLSNVLKGDIVRNEKTKIAKEIKKPGLNSQFSDEIWLELKAWMNGKTVEDLSKSLKVLRDSTDTLFEEILSYKIPVEISNNHDLIEEKLISLKDQYYKALTYWPNLRKMYQDKPICKSTEFINRIEAINSWLNFKSNFEIKINDLKSWVGNDELNVLTPNESSSLDKMLEENNNITPNTRSFAEQVMKEKDIETIFQKKIFFPLAPWILKSKIFFLQYEQTLNSLSLNYPNEPLELLLMFPMKLVKEIILIRLSYAKKLQNPTMMMIDQMIYDFNSYIRLSVQLKHTVTVYCSDWSFRVAIDPEFDGTVLEAIKYLFKLFNLKLLDANKKSFKTFKEPEMVLKYWDDLKNVGHYIDNAGPLISNEFNKLTIRLLHRLHAYLLEQQNSPPQFSASKDAEKWLIGVFENLGSFKRKLNRFTNVLTKAFQNSVNYKIESDKELLKALTSTGHFLIYTGGNLEQNGIYLIGSPELLGCTDEEIMKILNNSDIGCDLIPKLQIRNSLSIYNAFQNGWDPNSMIVQDADSNGVSYYYVRNELDSNTKSKRFKGRSRSRPNMEANNINNNTMNKNNNSNGHSYANRFIDEYEDSEIEMLQLESKLHSLGYIVVLYPGKPMLWEGKMFNLAEDTVVKVQDLHLKITPNTMVLMNQGSSYALEYQCDRFQQIVGSSVSFIEKRCSFDFIENDLQKINKAYFRFTYSALNNYAKVISNFQKVCPSNELLNSIFLFARDSGKNFLRTNVANYEKKSVIILLMIRLSVGWLSFLIEECNPTDQRTFRWCVPAMEFAMQMTSGYNILGLNEMQFTALKKRISACMSLLISHFDVMGARSYEAEKTTQQTRLNNMDFENDVDDDAMLELNSQFRLRAIKELEKNIRTNPRQIGKVLDDTDTGNKYLLSLASSMSNLSMRWQKRNFIGGGTFGTVFSAVNLDNGEILAVKEIRIQDSTTMKKIFPLIKEEMTVLEMLNHPNIVQYYGVEVHRDKVNIFMEYCEGGSLASLLEHGRIEDEMVTQIYTLELLEGLAYLHQAGVVHRDIKPENILLDFNGIIKYVDFGAARKIAKNGTRIPNLNKKNGAEPEVEEDADGGKVHDMMGTPMYMAPESITGPGNTGKFGSDDIWSLGCVVLEMVTGRRPWANLDNEWAIMYHVAAGHTPQLPNADEVTPAGRAFLQRCLVQDPKSRATAVELLIDPWIVEIREIAFGSNNGGSKSDVDTPIAE from the coding sequence ATGTCTGACCAAGAAAGAgattatttcaattttcatACTCAAGAAGGTACTGAATACCAATTCGCTCATacaaatgataatactaATGCTAATTCAAGAGTGACATCTCCAGGAACAACAGCAGAACATAATTTGACTTTGATAAGTAATAACAATGTCGCTCATCCTCCAAATTCTCCAACTTCACTTACTCCTACCACACCTATGAGCCCATTTATGCAAAGCCAAtcagatttattaaatttaaatcagTTTTCCTTACCACGCTCTCCAGGTGCAAGTATTGCAATGGCAAGAAGGCCGTCAGTGAAAAGATCACAATCCACTCATAAACATCATTCACATCATCCACCTActaatatttcaaatccaAACTTGGTTCCGGCCCCAAATTCTACATACGGGCCtgtatcaaataattcatcaacacATTCGAGCAGAAGAGCATCACTTATATCGTCATCAAATCAAAAGGGAAAACAAGTGAAACAGTCACAATCACAATCTCAGCAGTTGCATCAACAACTCCAGCAATTGTCACCATCGAAGTTAGCTGCATTAAATTCACCGAAAAGTTCAAGtgcaaataataatgctaCTACTACCACTAACCCTCTTTCCACGAGCATGCGACGTAGAGGTTCCATAACGAACTCAGACTCGAGCACTGGAACTCCAACATTTGTTATACCACCTGACTTGGCATCTTTAAACACGCATAGAACTTCAAGTATCTCTGGATCACAACATTTACAATCCATTAAAAGTAAAAGCCCTTCtattgtttcaaattcatctgAATATTCAACCACAAATCtactaatgaaaaatcCTTCTAATATTTCTACTGCTGGAATGTCCATAAATAATGCCTCTACTTCGTCAACAGTCAATAACGATAGGGCTGTTTCAAATAACGGTAGTACAAGCAATGATATTGGGAACAATACTAGTACtactaacaataatataaacggaaagaaaaatagtTTGACAAACACTGGAATGATATCATCAAACAATACCCCAGTGATAACAACCCCTAAGGATACCGTGTCCAGCACCTCCTCTTCTCGATCTGTATTACTAGCAagcaataataacaacatGTCAACTTCTAAATCTTTCAGAAAACAATATATCTTAAAtgagaaaaattatctGGAAAAGATGAGAAATAATATTgcagatgatgattattataCTCGTAGAATTGCACCATCTCCATTACTGGATGAaggtgaagatgatgaagatactGAATTTGACATGgatttaaaagatattttgattGATAGATTTGATACCACTGGTTTCAACAATCCTTTATTGTTCGATAATACCAGCGGCAACGAAGAGGTTAAAatgaatgataatgatataaatTTCGGTACGAATTTCTTCACGACAgcaaatcaaaataatgttaataagAGTGAAAAAAACTTGGTATCAATGagttcaaaatatttattacaaaGGTTGGAATGGTTACAGAACGCCAACCCAGATGATCCACAACTAAATGAAATCTTCGACAAAATTCGTAATGTGACAAGAAATCTAGCACCATCCACTCCCGTGACTACTACAAATAATAGCAGCGAAAAGACGGCGAATATTAGTTCCGTGAGTTCTACTACAATCAATGGAAACAATAATTTGCACCCAAATGACgaatcaaattcatcaacagCCGTGACGCCAGTAACAGCAACCTCGATGGTAGATCAAGTACCATCTGATCAATATAGCCAAAGCAAAAGTGCTTTGGAATTTAGTCTTGCTGCCATTTCTGATGTTCAGAAGAACTATATCGCGCAATTATCACAACATCCGTTAGTAGTGGAACGATTTAAATGGCAAGCTATGCTATCCAATGTTTTAAAAGGTGATATTGTGAGAAAcgaaaaaacaaaaattgctaaagaaataaagaaacCCGGTCTAAATAGTCAATTTTCAGATGAAATTTGGCTAGAGTTGAAAGCATGGATGAATGGGAAAACTGTGGAAGATCTAAgtaaatctttaaaagTCTTAAGGGATTCTACTGAtacattatttgaagaaattttgaGCTACAAAATTCCTGTCGAAATCAGTAACAACCATGActtaattgaagaaaaattaatatcattgaaaGATCAATACTATAAAGCTCTAACGTATTGGCCGAATTTGCGAAAAATGTACCAAGATAAACCAATTTGTAAAAGTACTGAATTCATCAACAGGATAGAGGCAATTAATAGTTGGTTAAACTTCAAAtccaattttgaaatcaagATAAACGATTTGAAAAGTTGGGTTGggaatgatgaattaaatgtCCTAACTCCGAATGAAAGCTCatcattagataaaatGTTAgaggaaaataataatataactCCGAATACAAGATCATTTGCGGAACAAGTaatgaaagagaaagatattgaaactattttccaaaagaaaatattcttcCCTTTGGCACCCTGGATTTTGAAAtctaaaattttctttttacaATATGAGCAAACATTAAATAGCTTAAGCTTGAACTATCCTAATGAACCAttggaattattattaatgtttCCAATGAAGTTGGTGAAGGAAATTATACTGATTAGATTATCGTACGCAAAAAAGTTGCAAAACCCAACCATGATGATGATCGACCAAATGATTTACGATTTTAATTCATATATCAGACTATCTGTTCAACTGAAACATACCGTTACTGTATACTGTAGTGATTGGTCATTCAGAGTTGCTATTGATCCAGAATTTGATGGTACTGTACTGGAAGCAATAAAATACTTATTTAAGTTATTCAACTTGAAATTACTGGACGCGAATAAAAAATCCTTCAAAACATTTAAGGAACCTGAAATGgttttgaaatattggGATGATTTAAAGAACGTGGGTCATTACATTGATAATGCGGGACCATTAATTTccaatgaatttaataaattaacaATAAGACTGCTTCATAGATTACATGCATATTTGCTTGAACAACAAAACTCTCCACCACAATTTTCCGCTAGTAAAGACGCCGAGAAATGGCTAATAGGAGTATTTGAGAACTTGGGTTCATTCAAGAGGAAATTAAACAGATTTACTAATGTTCTAACAAAAGCGTTCCAAAATTCTGTTAATTATAAAATCGAAAGCGATAAGGAATTATTAAAAGCTTTAACCAGTACAGGTcattttcttatatatactGGTGGCAATCTGGAACAGAAtggtatatatttaattggTAGTCCTGAGCTGTTAGGTTGtacagatgaagaaattatgaagattttaaataatagCGATATTGGTTGTGATTTAATACCGAAACTACAGATAAGAAACAGTTTATCGATTTATAATGCTTTCCAAAACGGTTGGGATCCCAATTCTATGATAGTGCAAGATGCTGACTCTAATGGTGTGTCTTACTATTACGTTAGGAATGAATTAGATAGTAATACCAAATCGAAACGTTTCAAAGGTAGAAGTAGAAGCAGACCTAATATGGAGGccaataatataaataataacaccatgaataaaaataataattctaaCGGTCATAGTTATGCCAATAGATTTATCGATGAATATGAGGACTCAGAGATAGAAATGTTACAACTTGAATCAAAACTACATTCCCTCGGTTACATTGTAGTTTTGTATCCAGGTAAACCAATGTTATGGGAAGGGAAAATGTTTAATCTGGCTGAGGACACCGTTGTTAAAGTCCAAGATCTACACTTAAAGATTACACCTAATACAATGGTTTTAATGAACCAAGGATCCAGTTATGCTTTAGAGTATCAATGTGATAGATTTCAACAAATCGTGGGGAGTTCTGTCTCGTTTATCGAAAAGCGTTGTTCGTTCGACTTTATTGAGAACGACTTACAGAAGATTAACAAGGCGTATTTTAGATTTACATATAGTGCATTGAACAATTATGCTAAGGTAATCagtaattttcaaaaagttTGCCCATCGAACGAACTACTGAAtagtattttcttatttgcCAGGGATTCAGGTAAGAATTTTCTCCGGACTAATGTTGCTAAttatgaaaagaaatcggtgataatattgttgatgataAGGTTAAGTGTTGGTTGGTTATCATTCTTAATAGAAGAGTGTAATCCTACAGATCAAAGAACTTTCCGTTGGTGTGTACCAGCTATGGAATTTGCCATGCAAATGACCAGTggttataatattttaggTTTAAATGAGATGCAATTTACtgctttgaagaaaagaatcTCAGCATGTATGTCATTATTGATTTCCCATTTCGATGTTATGGGTGCAAGATCATATGAAGCTGAAAAGACCACACAACAAACaagattaaataatatggaCTTCGAAaatgatgttgatgatgatgcaaTGTTAGAATTGAACTCACAATTCCGTTTGAGAGCTattaaagaattggaaaagaatataagGACGAATCCTCGACAAATCGGTAAAGTTCTGGATGATACAGATACGGGTAACAAATATTTACTATCCTTGGCGTCGTCAATGTCGAATTTGTCAATGAGATGgcaaaaaagaaactttaTTGGCGGGGGTACCTTTGGTACAGTATTTTCTGCAGTGAATTTAGATAATGGGGAGATATTGGCGGTCAAAGAGATTAGAATTCAAGATAGCACTACTATGAAAAAGATTTTTCCATTGATAAAAGAAGAGATGACTGTTTTAGAAATGTTAAATCATCCTAATATTGTCCAGTACTATGGTGTGGAAGTTCATAGAGATAAGGTTAATATCTTCATGGAATATTGTGAAGGTGGTTCGTTAGCAAGCCTTTTAGAACATGGTCgtattgaagatgaaatggTTACACAAATATATACTTtggaattattagaagGTTTAGCCTATTTACACCAAGCTGGGGTTGTTCATCGTGATATCAAAcctgaaaatattttattagaTTTCAATGGAATCATCAAATATGTGGATTTTGGTGCAGCGAGAAAGATCGCTAAGAATGGTACTAGGATTCCAAATTTGAACAAAAAGAATGGTGCGGAGCCTGAAGTAGAGGAAGATGCAGATGGTGGGAAAGTACACGACATGATGGGAACTCCAATGTATATGGCACCAGAATCCATCACTGGTCCAGGGAATACTGGGAAATTTGGTTCCGATGATATATGGTCACTGGGATGCGTTGTTTTAGAGATGGTTACTGGTAGAAGACCATGGGCTAACTTAGATAATGAATGGGCCATCATGTATCATGTTGCAGCCGGACATACCCCACAACTACCAAATGCTGATGAAGTTACTCCTGCGGGCAGGGCTTTCTTACAAAGATGTCTGGTTCAAGATCCGAAATCAAGAGCTACGGCTGTTGAATTATTGATAGACCCATGGATTGTTGAAATAAGAGAGATTGCATTCGGATCAAACAATGGTGGTTCAAAATCTGATGTTGACACTCCTATAGCTGAATAG
- the ERS1 gene encoding cystinosin-like protein ERS1 (similar to Saccharomyces cerevisiae ERS1 (YCR075C); ancestral locus Anc_6.346) has product MTNNVENVLGLIYVISWSISMYPPIFTNWKLKSSKAISVDFVILNTFGYFYLSCSYFLQYYCWTDKIENDDKPKIEKPIISTFDLWYCLHGFVLNLILLSQIKLSHPKWKLWNFHNDYPSTMSSSSSATKKYYSSSSASFAMKRQMKTIYYRLLVLSIGLFIIFSINLQLNNRNFGGLTNSNLLDYCNNLFILKISMSLIKYFPQMLHNFERKSTFGFSIDGVLLDTTGSIASLCQLFIQLNKIDSQTNGDTLSFTGAIMANFGKIGLSLVTLTFNFIFLSQWFIYKSNDDQSTLWKKKSDNKSKELPI; this is encoded by the coding sequence ATGACCAATAACGTAGAGAATGTGTTGGGTTTAATTTATGTTATATCATGGTCAATTTCCATGTATCCACCAATATTTACAAACtggaaattgaaatcatcaAAGGCAATATCAGTCGATTTTGTAATCTTAAATACATTCGGTTACTTTTATTTATCAtgttcatattttttacaATACTATTGTTGGACAGATAAAATCGAGAATGATGACAAACCAAAGATAGAAAAACCAATCATTTCAACGTTCGACCTTTGGTATTGTCTTCATGGTTTCgtattgaatttgatcCTCTTAAgtcaaataaaattaagTCATCCGAAGTGGAAATTATGGAATTTTCATAATGACTACCCTTCTACAATgtcttcctcttcctcggcaacaaagaaatattattcctCATCGTCAGCATCATTTGCAATGAAAAGGCAAATGAAAACCATTTATTATAgattattagtattatcaATCGGgttattcattatattctcaatcaatcttcaattaaataacAGAAACTTTGGGGGATTAAccaattcaaatttactAGATTATTGTAATAAccttttcattttgaaaatttccatgtcattgataaaatatttcccACAAATGTTacataattttgaaaggaAATCAACTTTTGGCTTTTCAATAGATGGTGTATTATTAGATACTACTGGTAGTATTGCCTCCTTATGtcaattatttattcaattaaataaaattgacaGTCAAACAAATGGAGATACATTATCGTTCACTGGTGCTATAATGGCAAATTTCGGGAAAATTGGTCTTTCCTTAGTAACTTTAACctttaattttatattcttaTCACAATGGTTTATTTATAAATCAAATGATGACCAATCGACATtgtggaaaaaaaaatcagataataaatcaaaagaattaccaatataa